Proteins co-encoded in one Anguilla anguilla isolate fAngAng1 chromosome 16, fAngAng1.pri, whole genome shotgun sequence genomic window:
- the LOC118214939 gene encoding uncharacterized protein LOC118214939 isoform X1, which translates to MVVVFGALAKSLVRILDLAERKKDAYIAAQHGAPADGFRVVVVSRDSGRLEKLKSFVSPSSRSNLITVQGNVGSEEEAEQVKRAVEEAAGKVTDVVSSLGFSWWQGGPPHTQTLKELHWVLETLVLSTFVSWKAFFPLVRDNPSSTYTFITGGAGDKLLMPGTGFLTVGAASALAFCQVLREEYPEVPCKLNQVIINAGVASPDRLAPGYLNHLDLGETVATLVERRSSSHTVFTVQSPSDLKAILLEGNM; encoded by the exons ATGGTTGTGGTGTTTGGTGCTTTGGCAAAATCACTCGTACGTATTTTGGACCTcgctgaaagaaaaaaggatGCATATATTGCTGCCCAACACGGCGCGCCAGCTGATG GTTTCAGAGTGGTGGTCGTGTCCAGAGACAGTGGCAGACTGGAGAAGCTGAAGAGCTTTGTCTCCCCGTCCAGCAGAAGCAACCTGATCACAGTGCAAGGGAACGTGG GgtcggaggaggaggcggagcaggTGAAGCGAGCCGTGGAGGAGGCGGCGGGGAAGGTGACGGACGTCGTCTCGTCTCTGGGCTTCAGCTGGTGGCAGGGCGGGCCCCCGCACACCCAGACCCTCAAAGAGCTGCACTGG gTCCTGGAGACTCTGGTCCTCAGCACCTTTGTGTCCTGGAAGGCCTTCTTCCCCCTGGTGAGAGACAACCCCAGCAGCACCTACACCTTCATCACAG ggggcgctggtgatAAGCTGCTGATGCCGGGAACAGGGTTCCTGACGGTGGGGGCGGCGAGTGCGCTGGCGTTCTGCCAGGTTCTACGGGAAGAGTATCCGGAAGTGCCCTGCAAACTCAACCAG gTGATAATCAACGCAGGTGTGGCCTCCCCAGACCGCCTGGCCCCCGGTTACCTGAACCACCTGGACCTGGGGGAGACGGTGGCCACGCTGGTGGAGAGGCGGAGCTCCTCCCACACCGTCTTCACCGTCCAATCCCCTTCCGACCTCAAAGCCATCCTCCTGGAGGGAAACATGTAg
- the LOC118214939 gene encoding uncharacterized protein LOC118214939 isoform X2, producing the protein MPNSDRVVLALGGTGTVGSGIVKALLDRGFRVVVVSRDSGRLEKLKSFVSPSSRSNLITVQGNVGSEEEAEQVKRAVEEAAGKVTDVVSSLGFSWWQGGPPHTQTLKELHWVLETLVLSTFVSWKAFFPLVRDNPSSTYTFITGGAGDKLLMPGTGFLTVGAASALAFCQVLREEYPEVPCKLNQVIINAGVASPDRLAPGYLNHLDLGETVATLVERRSSSHTVFTVQSPSDLKAILLEGNM; encoded by the exons ATGCCAAATTCCGACAGAGTTGTGCTCGCTCTTGGCGGGACAGGAACGGTGGGCTCTGGAATTGTAAAAGCGCTTCTGGACAGAG GTTTCAGAGTGGTGGTCGTGTCCAGAGACAGTGGCAGACTGGAGAAGCTGAAGAGCTTTGTCTCCCCGTCCAGCAGAAGCAACCTGATCACAGTGCAAGGGAACGTGG GgtcggaggaggaggcggagcaggTGAAGCGAGCCGTGGAGGAGGCGGCGGGGAAGGTGACGGACGTCGTCTCGTCTCTGGGCTTCAGCTGGTGGCAGGGCGGGCCCCCGCACACCCAGACCCTCAAAGAGCTGCACTGG gTCCTGGAGACTCTGGTCCTCAGCACCTTTGTGTCCTGGAAGGCCTTCTTCCCCCTGGTGAGAGACAACCCCAGCAGCACCTACACCTTCATCACAG ggggcgctggtgatAAGCTGCTGATGCCGGGAACAGGGTTCCTGACGGTGGGGGCGGCGAGTGCGCTGGCGTTCTGCCAGGTTCTACGGGAAGAGTATCCGGAAGTGCCCTGCAAACTCAACCAG gTGATAATCAACGCAGGTGTGGCCTCCCCAGACCGCCTGGCCCCCGGTTACCTGAACCACCTGGACCTGGGGGAGACGGTGGCCACGCTGGTGGAGAGGCGGAGCTCCTCCCACACCGTCTTCACCGTCCAATCCCCTTCCGACCTCAAAGCCATCCTCCTGGAGGGAAACATGTAg